Proteins from one Rosa chinensis cultivar Old Blush chromosome 7, RchiOBHm-V2, whole genome shotgun sequence genomic window:
- the LOC112180247 gene encoding ABC transporter G family member STR2 encodes MAYRPNDHPRRETVIDIGHRKPANFTGGLEFSSLTYTVTKKIKLDGKWLKQDVDLLHKITGFAPKGCITAVMGPSGAGKSTFLDGVAGRIASGSLKGRVSLDGKEMSPSIIKRTSAYIMQDDRLFPTLTVYETLMFAADFRLGPVTTTEKKQRVEKLIQQLGLLSARNTYIGDEGSRGVSGGERRRVSIGVDIIHGPALLFLDEPTSGLDSTSAHSVIEKVHHIARSGSTVILTIHQPSSRIQLLLDHMLILARGQLMYQGSPKDVSLHLGRMGLKVHKEESPIEYLIDVIQEYDQSEHGVEALAEFARTGVKPPRLIEGDVSISTILPTPTPPRRGGRGNDLGLEKNGKRLPLQTSTHVINDFDHSLRSPYTSRSWTAGNSGVMDTLHRFTPLRKPKDLKMQSPMSASPGYNYSSEIIQNTPTPHSSDYTVNENDYLTPDYDPNASSHHNLAPKFANSFFPETWILMRRNFINIRRTPELFLSRLVVLTFMGFLMATMFKNPPENAQGITNRLSFFIFTVCLFFFSSNDAVPAFIQERFIFVRETAHNAYRASSYTIASLITYLPFLLLQAAVYAGIVWFALKLRGPFLYFLVVLYVSLLSTNSFVVFVSSVVPNYILGYAAVIAFTALFFLFCGYFLNSNDIPKYWKWMNYVSTMTYPYEGLIMNQYQTHLPFGQNPNGSNITGFQILDSLHINYGGGETLSSAKKWEKIYIMLGWTVLYRILFYLVIRFFSKNQRT; translated from the exons ATGGCTTATCGTCCCAATGACCATCCTCGGCGCGAGACAGTGATCGATATAGGGCACCGAAAGCCCGCAAACTTCACTGGCGGGCTCGAGTTTTCGAGCCTCACATACACGGTGACAAAGAAGATCAAGCTTGACGGGAAATGGCTGAAGCAAGATGTAGACTTGCTCCACAAGATCACAGGTTTTGCACCCAAGGGTTGCATCACGGCTGTGATGGGTCCCAGTGGGGCCGGAAAGTCGACGTTCTTGGATGGAGTTGCCGGGAGAATAGCGAGTGGAAGTCTTAAAGGGAGAGTGTCCTTGGACGGGAAGGAAATGAGTCCTAGCATAATTAAGAGGACTTCAGCTTATATTATGCAGGATGATAGGCTTTTCCCAACCCTTACAGTCTATGAGACTTTGATGTTCGCTGCTGATTTTAGGTTGGGGCCGGTCACAACTACTGAGAAGAAACAGCGTGTTGAAAAGTTGATTCAACAGCTCGGCTTATTG TCAGCTCGGAACACTTACATAGGTGATGAGGGCAGTCGAGGAGTGTCTGGAGGAGAGCGCCGCCGAGTCTCTATTGGTGTTGACATCATTCACGGACCTGCCCTCCTCTTCCTCGACGAGCCAACATCAGGCCTGGACTCCACTAGTGCTCACAGTGTTATCGAAAAGGTCCACCACATTGCACGCTCTGGAAGCACTGTGATCCTCACCATTCACCAGCCCTCGTCAAGAATCCAATTGCTTCTCGACCATATGCTTATCCTAGCTCGTGGCCAGCTCATGTATCAAGGGTCACCGAAAGACGTGTCACTTCATCTCGGCCGAATGGGACTGAAAGTCCACAAAGAAGAGAGTCCAATTGAGTACCTCATTGATGTTATTCAGGAATATGACCAATCCGAACATGGAGTCGAGGCACTCGCTGAGTTTGCACGTACAGGTGTGAAACCCCCTAGGTTGATTGAGGGAGACGTGTCGATTTCAACCATTCTCCCCACTCCAACTCCGCCACGACGCGGTGGCCGTGGGAACGATTTAGGCCTCGAGAAGAATGGAAAGCGGCTTCCTTTGCAGACTAGTACACATGTGATCAATGATTTTGATCATAGTTTGAGGAGCCCTTATACTTCGAGGTCATGGACTGCTGGGAATAGTGGAGTCATGGACACACTTCACAGGTTTACTCCTTTAAGGAAACCTAAAGATCTCAAGATGCAAAGCCCCATGAG TGCATCCCCTGGCTACAATTATTCAAGTGAGATCATTCAGAACACACCAACACCACACAGCAGTGACTACACAGTAAATGAAAACGACTATCTGACCCCTGATTATGATCCAAATGCCTCTTCCCACCACAACCTGGCACCCAAATTTGCCAACTCCTTCTTCCCCGAGACATGGATCCTTATGCGCCGCAACTTCATAAACATTCGCAGAACACCCGAGCTCTTCCTCTCAAGGCTCGTAGTCCTTACATTCATGGGCTTCTTAATGGCCACCATGTTCAAGAACCCGCCCGAGAACGCTCAAGGCATCACCAACCGCctcagtttcttcatcttcaccgtctgcctcttcttcttctcatccaACGATGCTGTCCCCGCCTTCATCCAAGAGCGCTTCATCTTTGTTCGCGAGACCGCTCACAATGCCTACCGAGCCTCCTCTTACACCATAGCTAGCCTAATCACTTACCTACCTTTTCTTCTGCTCCAAGCTGCAGTTTACGCAGGTATTGTCTGGTTTGCCTTAAAGCTCCGTGGACCTTTCCTCTACTTCTTGGTCGTTCTCTatgtctctctcctctctacAAACTCTTTTGTGGTGTTTGTGAGCTCAGTTGTGCCCAACTACATCTTGGGTTACGCCGCAGTCATTGCTTTCACtgctctcttcttcttgttctgtgGATACTTCTTGAACAGTAATGACATTCCTAAATATTGGAAGTGGATGAACTACGTCTCCACCATGACATACCCATATGAAGGTTTGATAATGAATCAATATCAGACCCATCTTCCTTTCGGACAAAATCCAAATGGTAGCAACATTACTggttttcaaattttggacAGTCTTCATATAAACTATGGAGGAGGCGAGACCCTGTCTTCGGCGAAGAAGTGGGAGAAGATTTACATAATGTTGGGTTGGACTGTCCTGTATAGGATCTTGTTTTACTTGGTCATTCGATTCTTCTCCAAGAACCAGAGGACATAG